In Planococcus sp. MB-3u-03, the DNA window CCACTCCCTATGACGGCAATGGTTTTGCCGCCGGAATCGATGGCACATCGATGCGCCATCGCATCTGCTCCTTTCGCCAAGCCGCTGACGATGACGAAGCCTTCTGCCAGTAAAGGCGGAAGCAATTGTTGAATAACCGATTGCGAATAGCTGTCGGCTTTTCGCGAACCGATGACCGCTATTTTTCAGGTGCATCCAGCAAAGCGCAATCGCCTTTCAAGTAAAGTACAGCGGGCGGGTCGATCAATTCTTGCAAAGAGGATGGATAAAGGGGATCGCGATAAACAAGGGGGCAGATTTGCTGTTGGCCGTAGATTTTTAGAAATGGGGTGTTGGCATAGTGGAGGTATGAGCGCTTCAAGGCATTCGCTTTCTCCAAGGGGATTTTCATCGTTTCTGCAAGGTCGACGGGGCTTCGAAAACGCAGGTATTCAAGGTCCGGGTCATCTTTCATCAGGGGAGACAAGCGGTTCAAAGGCTTTGGGTACACATAATGCAAGGCAAGCAAACGTTGAGTGAATTCATCATTCATGACAATCCTCCTCCATTAAAGGTCAGCGCAAAAAAGCTGCGCCTACACTTATCATAGAGCTTCAGGCACAATCCGTAAATATTTTTAAAAACGGATTTGCCCTTTATTGCGATGTGTATAACGTTTATCGTAATGTTCATGGAATTGTTCGACTGCTTTCAACTCCACTTTCCCTTGGGCTTCCTTTTCAAATGCTTGGAAAATGATGCGTACAAAATTTCCCCGGCGCTCATCGCGCAGCTCATCATCTCCCATCATTTCACGGAAAACCCCGGCTTCAATTTCTTTCAACACACCGGCAAAATACGAACTATGGTGGATCAATTCAGGGATGCTATCGGGCGCATCGTTCTGTAATTCCTCATGGCAAATACACCACACTGCCAATTGTTTCTCAAGCAGCCTGGCTTCCCGCAGCAAAGGGTTCGATTGTGCCAGCACATCCTTTAAAATTCCGTTCGAAAAATCAAGATACCAAAACAAGAACTTGAGCATATCGAGCTGGCTGTTTTGTGCAGCTTGTGCCAAATCCTCTAACCGGTCCAGCGCATCATGGCGGTCAAAGCGCCGATATTCCCGGGCGAGGCTCTGTCGATAAATCCCATCCACCAACTTTTCCCTGTCTATAGCAGAAAGCGGGCCTTTTCCCAACACTTCCAACTGGTAAAATCCTATCACATCCGGTAGAAACGGCACGATGAATTCATCCATGATCGTCTGTTCTTTTAGTTCCTGCTTCTTGCTTTTCGTCCGATTGTTCGCCATCTTCATTCCAGAGACTGCAGCGATCGCCCCTGCTGCTATCCCCAAGACCCATTCTGCTTCCATTCCGTGCCCTCCTACTTGCGCATGATGCTATTCATTCCATTATAGATGAGGATTGGCAAAAACTGCTGCATAATCGCTCGAATTCTTTCTACTGATTGCCAGAAAACAAAAAAATCCCCGAAGCATCTAAAAAGATGCTTCGGGGATCCGTGTATTAATGAGTTTTACAAGCGTCGTAAAGGCCTTTTTCCTTGATCACTTTGATCAAAGTTTCACCAATGACGGATGGTGTGTCTGCAACTTCAATTCCAGCAGCGTTCATTGCTTTAATCTTGTCTGCAGCAGTCCCTTTACCTCCGGAAATGATCGCACCAGCGTGGCCCATGCGTTTTCCTTCTGGAGCCGTTTGGCCGCCGATAAAGCCGACAACAGGTTTCGTCATGTTTGCTTTAACCCATTCTGCAGCTTCTTCTTCAGCTGTTCCGCCGATTTCACCGATCATGACAACCGCATACGTATCTTCATCTTCGTTGAATTCTTTCAATACATCGATAAAGTTGGTTCCGTTGACCGGGTCTCCGCCGATACCAACAGCTGTTGATTGGCCAATACCTTCTTCAGACAATTGGTGAGTCGCTTCATACGTCAATGTACCAGAGCGAGAAACAACGCCGACATGTCCTTTTTTGTGAATGTATCCAGGCATAATGCCGATCTTACATTCGTCCGGAGTGATGACACCCGGGCAGTTCGGGCCGACAAGACGTGTTTTCTTGCCTTCCATATAACGCTTCACTTTGACCATATCCAGTACCGGAATATGCTCAGTGATGCAGATTGCCATATCCAACTCAGCTTCTGTTGCTTCAAGAATTGCGTCAGCAGCAAAAGGAGCCGGCACATAAATTACAGATACATTAGCACCTGTTGCTTCAACGGCATCTTGAACTGTGTTGAATACAGGTACGCCTTCTACTTCAGTTCCGCCTTTGCCTGGTGTTACACCCGCAACAATTTTCGTTCCGTATTCAAGCATTTGCTTTGTATGGAAAAGGGCAGTTGACCCTGTAATTCCCTGTACAAGCACTTTTGTGTCTTTATTAATGTATACGCTCATTTTTGTCCCTGCCCTTCTTTAGCCTACAAGTTCTACGATCTGTTTCGCGCCATCTGCCATAGTGCCAGCAGCTACGATGTTCAGACCTGATTCGTTCAGCAGTTTTTTACCGATTTCTACGTTTGTGCCCTCAAGACGGACGACAAGCGGCACTTCCAGGCTGACTTCTTTAGCCGCTTGGATAACACCTTCCGCAATGATGTCACACTTCATGATCCCGCCGAAAATGTTAACGAAGATTCCTTTAACATTCTTATCGGAAAGAATGATCTTGAATGCTTCCGTTACTTTCTCAGCAGTGGCACCGCCCCCAACGTCAAGGAAGTTAGCGGGTGAGCCGCCGTAATAGTTAATCGTATCCATTGTTGCCATAGCAAGGCCGGCACCGTTAACCATACAGCCGATGTTTCCGTCCAAAGAGATGTAGCTCAAGTCATACTTGGAAGCTTCGATTTCTTTAGCATCTTCTTCATCGTAATCGCGCATTTCCATGATGTCCTGGTGACGGTATAATGCGTTTGCATCGAAGTTGAACTTCGCATCCAAAGCTACTACCTGCCCGTCGCCTGTAACGACCAATGGGTTGATTTCAACGATTGCTGCGTCTTTCTCTACATAAGCCTGATAAAGGCCAAGCATCAATTTCGCGGCTTTGTTGACAAGCTTAGCCGGGATGTTCATGTTGAATGCCATGCGGCGAGCTTGGAAGCCAGTCAAACCGACAACAGGATCGATTGCTTCATAGAAGATACGCTCCGGTGTGTTTGCTGCCACTTCCTCGATGTCCATTCCGCCTTCTTCTGATCCCATCAAGTTGACTAGGGAAGTTTCACGGTCAAGAACTAATCCAAGATAGTATTCTTTTTCGATGTTGCTGCCCGCTTCGATGTAAAGGCGTTTAACTTCTTTGCCTTCTGGGCCTGTCTGATGCGTTACGAGGACCTTGCCAAGCAATTCCTTCGCGTACTCACGCACTTCGTCCAAGTTTTTCGCCAGCTTGACGCCGCCTGCCTTGCCTCGTCCACCTGCGTGGATTTGGGCTTTAACAACGACAACATCCGAACCAAGTTCTTTCGCTGCTTTGACTGCTTCTTCAGGTGAAAAAGCAACATGGCCTTCTGGTACTGATACGCCATATTGTTTCAGGACCTGTTTTCCCTGATATTCATGGATATTCATCTGTCATCCTCCAATCAAACATCTGTCTCTTAATTTTATTGCCTCTACCATTGTATTAAAGTTGCCATAGAATGTCCACAGCTGACAGCCACTCTGCATAAAACTTCGAATTTTCTATCTCTTACGGTCTTTGGGCCATCGATTTCACTGGCTCAAAGGTCTTGCGGTGGATTGGGCATGGGCCATGCGCTTCAAGCGCCGCGAGATGGTCTTTCGTACCGTATCCAGCATGCTTCGAAAAGCCGTATTGTGGATACATCTCGGCGTATTCATCCATTAGATCATCCCTGCCGGTCTTCGCTAAGATCGACGCGGCAGCGATGCATAAACTTTTTGCATCGCCTTTGATGATTGCTTCAGAAGGCATCGGAAGCGTCAGTTTCATGGCATCAGCCAACACGACATCAGGTGCCGTGCCCAAACTGATTGCTGCTGCTTCCATCGATTGTTTTGTCGCCTGGTAAATATTCAGCCGGTCGATAGCTTCAGGCGGCTGGATATGGACTGACCAACTGATCGCCTGTTGTTTGATGAGCTGCGCTAATTCGTTGCGCTTCGCTTTCGCTATTATTTTCGAATCGTCCAATCCGATGAATGCGCTGCAATCTTCCGGCAAGATGACGGCCGCCGTTACGACCGGTCCAGCAAGTGGCCCGCGTCCTGCCTCGTCGATGCCGGCGACGAGCGCATCTGCCTGCGCCTTGAACTGCCGATCGAAGCCCTGCTTTTCTTCCAAGTTCCGCAGCAAGGAAAGTTTTTTGTCGAAACGGCGCTGCCAGGAGGCGAGCAATTGCTGGACGCTTTTGCGTGAATCGCTTTTCAACTCCTCCATCCATGGCTCGAATGTTTCTGCCTGCAGTAATTTTTCCTTGATTGATGCTGTCGTCTCCAAGTAGCCACTTCCTTTTCGCAAAGAAATAGCGGGCCCTGTTTGAGGACCCGCTGTGTTATGCCAATTCGTCTTGTTCCTCAATCATTTCATCCCGGTAATCGAACGTGATGCACCCAAGATGCTGGTTGCGGATGTCGCGGATGATGATCTCGGCTGTCATTTCATAATCGACTTCGTTGTCCGGGCCGATCATATAGCGTTTTTGCCGATATGGTCGAAAGTCTTTACCAAGTCTTCATCGATATGATCAATGCCGTAACGGTCCATCAAACGGTCCGGATACCGCTTTTCCAAAATTTCAGCGCATAGATCGCCAATTCCTGCATTTGGATGACCGAATCTTTGATTGCCCCCGTAACCGCAAGTTTCTGGCCGGTCTCCTGGTCCTCAAATTTCGGCCAAAGAATCCCTGGTGTATCGAGCAATTCGATTTCCTTGCCTACTTTGATCCATTGCTGCGCTTTCGTGACGCCCGGCATATTGCCGGTTTTCGCCAAGCTTTTCTTGGCGAGGCGGTTGATCAATGTCGATTTCCCGACGTTCGGGATGCCGACAATCATGGCTCGGATGGCGCGCGGCTTAATGCCTTTCGCTTCCATACGGTCCCATTTCTCCTTAAGAATCTCCTTCGAGGCTTTGGTGACTGCCTGAAGCCCTTTTCCTTCCAAGGAATTAATCGCTACGGCGCGTGTGCCTTCCCGTTCGAAATGCTCGATCCATTTTTTTGTTTCCCGCTCGTCTGCCATATCCATTTTATTGAGGATGATGAGGCGAGGTTTTTGCTGGATCACTTGGTCGATCATCGGGTTGCGTGATGACAACGGCAAGCGTGCATCCACCAATTCAAAGATGATATCCACCAACTTCAGTTTTTCTGTTACTTCCCGGCGCGCTTTCGCCATATGTCCGGGAAACCATTGAATCGTCATGAAACCACTCCTTATTTTACGATGCCGGCTTCATCCACCGGCCAAAAAACGAAATTCGTATTGCCGATCACTTCATCGATCGGCACCAGCCCGATGTGGCGGCTGTCTTTACTCGCCCTGCGGTTATCCCCCATGACGAATACATAGCCGTCCGGGATGGTGGAATAGCTGGTGATATCCTCAAGCACAAAATCTTCTGTCAAGGTGCCGGTAATGCCTGTCTTGTACTGGTCAAGATAAGGTTCTTCCACTGCTTCTCCATTTATAAAGAGCTGGTCTTCCTCATAGGCAACATGGTCGCCCGGCAATCCGATGACCCGCTTGATATAGTCTTTTTGTTCTGGCGCATGAAAAACGATGATGTCAAATCGATCCGGTTCGCCGATATTATAGCCGATTTTGTTGACGATCATCCGGTCTCCGTGTTCAAGAGTCGGCATCATCGATTCCCCGTCCACCACAATGGGTGTGAATAGGAAAAACCGGATAATTGCCGCAAGGCCGAACGCGATCAATAGAGCTTTGGACCATTCCCACACTTCATTTTTCTTTTTCCCTTCAGCTTCCATGCGTGTTCCTCCCCGCGCTTAATGCTCTAATTGTACAGCGAAACAGGGTGTTTAGCAAAGAAAAGAAAAGCTATCTGTCTGCATTCCTTATGCCCTTGGCGCCATGAAAACGGCACATTAAAAGGCCCAGGCGATGGGCCCAGGCCTTTTAAATGCAAAAGAAGAAGGCTTAACGCCTTCTTCCTTGTTTGCGATATTAACGGATTTCTTTGATACGAGCTGCTTTACCGCGTAGGTTGCGCAAGTAGTACAATTTAGCACGACGTACTTTACCACGGCGAGTAACTTCAAGCTGAGCGATTTTCGGTGTGTGTACAGGGAATGTACGTTCAACACCTACCCCGTAGGAGATTTTACGGACAGTGAATGATTCACTGATTCCGCCTCCGCGACGGCTGATAACGACTCCTTCGTATACCTGGATACGTTCGCGAGTTCCCTCGACAACTTTCACGTGGACGCGAACAGTATCTCCTGGACGGAAATCTGGAAGATCCGCACGAAGTTGTTCTTTAGTGATTTCAGCAATGATGTTTTGCATGTTTTTTCTCTCCTTCTACAGATGCTCTTGCACGCTGGAATCTTTGCAGCGGAACACCGTGATTCGTGTACTTTACATAAAAGTACATTCTCCATACTATCACTTTGCTTGTCCGGCTGCAAGAGCTATCCTGATTTATTTTTCGGCTTGTAAACGAGCCAGTATGTTTTTCTGCTTATCGCTAAGTTCGACATGGTCGAGAAGGTCCGGACGGCGTTCGAATGTACGCTTCATTCCTTGCTCTTCCCGCCAATCTTCAATTTTAGCGTGGTTCCCAGACGTCAAAACGCTTGGGACAACCATCCCCCTGAAGTCAGCTGGCCGCGTGTAATGCGGATGCTCCAGGAGGCCGGTCGAAAAGGAATCGCGGACCGGAGAATCGCTATTGCCAAGAACACCCGGGAGCAGCCTTACGACGCTGTCGATCACGGTCATGGCCGCCAACTCCCCGCCAGTCAACACAAAATCGCCGATGGAGATTTCGTCGGTGACCAGATGTTCGCGGATGCGTTCATCATAGCCTTCGTAATGGCCGCAAATGAAGACCAGTTCCTCTTCACGGGCAAGTTCTTCCGCCTTTTTCTGCGTAAAGCGCTCGCCTTGCGGGCACATCAAGATGACGCGCGGCTTCTTGCCGTCATTTGTGATGCTTTCGACCGCATTGAAAACCGGTTCGGGTTTCAGCACCATGCCAGCGCCCCCGCCGAACGGGTAATCATCCACTTGGCGCTTATTGTCGGCAAATTCGCGGATGTCGACAACCCCTAAAGTTACCGCACCTTTGTCCTGCGCTTTTTTCATGATCGAATGCTGGAACACCCCTTCGAACATGGGAGGAAAAAGAGACAACACTTGGATGTTCATCATGATAAAAGGCCATCCAATACATCGATGGTGATTTTCTTTTCATCGATATCGACTTCTTTGACCACGTCTTCGATATAAGGGATATAATGCTTTTTGCCTTTTGCCGGCGTTACTTCCCAGACATCATTGGCACCTGTCTCCAAAATCTCGGTCACTTCGCCAATTTCCTCGCCTTCAATAGAAAACACTTGGCAGCCGAGAATTTCGTGATGGTAAAAAGCGCCTTCCTCCAAATCGCCGAGATCGTGTTCAGCGATTTTCAGATAGCCTTCCTTGAAAGGTTCGACATCGTTGATGGTCGGGTAGCCTTCAAAAGATAAAAGATTGAAGTTTTTATGGGTACGGTGGCTCGCCACTTTCACCATGATCGGCTTTTTCGCACCCGCTGTAAACAAGCCAAGCTTATTGCCGATCGCAAACCGTTCTTCCGGGAAATCGGTACGGGACATCACGCGCACTTCACCGCGGATCCCGTGGGTATTGACTATTTTTCCTACGTTAAACCATTCCACGCACAAACACCCTTCCTGTATTTTTTCCTGAAAAAAAAGGAAGGAACCGGGGCTCCTTCCTTTCAATCCACAATATCAAGGTACGTTTTCTTCTTATGATAATTTCCTGCTGCTGAATAGACGACAGAGCGTACAGCTTTCGCCACACGTCCTTGCTTGCCGATCACTTTCCCTGTATCGCTTTGATGCACGGAAAGCTTGTAGACGACTCGGTTAGTATTTTCGTCTTTTTCAATACGAACTGCTTCCGGATAATCAACTAGCGGCTTGACGATCGTTTCAATCAGCTGCTCCATAAGAACGCTCCCTTACTTGTTTAGTTTTTCGTTATGGAATTTCTCCATAATGCCGTTCTGAGAGAACAAGTTGCGTACTGTGTCAGATGGTTTAGCGCCATCGTGAAGCCATTTCAACGCCAATTCTTCGTCGATTTTAACTTCAGCTGGAACTGTCAGCGGGTTGTAAGTACCTACTGTTTTGATTTGACGGCCGTCACGTGGAGCACGTGAATCAGCGACTACGATACGGTAGAAAGGAGACTTTTTAGCTCCCATACGTTTTAAGCGAATTTTTACTGCCATTTTATAAAGCACCTCCGAATAGTTTCACACAAGATATTATATTAGCAAGCTTTAAAAGGTTTGTAAAGTATTTTTTCTTAACACTACCAAATTTACTTGAAAAGCGAGTCCAGGCCTGGCATCGACATCTTTTTCTTGCCCTTTTTGCCGGCCATTCCGGACATTTGTTTCATCATTTTCTTCATGTCTTCAAACTGCTTGAGCAGCCTGTTGACATCTTGGATGGACGTTCCGGAACCGCGGGCAATCCGTTTTTTACGGTTTGCATTGATGATTTCGGGAGTCGTCTTCTCCTGGACCGTCATCGAGCGGATGATCGCTTCGACACGCCCCATTTGGCTCTCGTCCACTTTGGCGTTTTCGAGGCCTTTAATTTTACCCGCGCCTGGGAGCATCTTCAAAATTTCATCGAGCGGCCCCATTTGCTTCACTTGATCCAATTGCTCAAGGAAATCATCGAAAGTGAACGAAGACGTACGGAATTTCTCTTTAATTCCTTCGCCTTGGCCTCATCGACGTTCGTTTGCGCTTTTCAATCAAGGAGAGCATATCGCCCATGCCGAGTATGCGGGAAGCCATGCGCTCTGGGTGGAATGGTTCAAGCGCGTCCATCTTCTCGCCTGTACCGATATACTTGATCGGTTTTCGGTGACGGTACGGATCGACAATGCCGCACCGCCGCGCGTATCGCCGTCAAGCTTCGTCAAAACGACCCTGTGATGCCGATTGCGTCATCGAAGCTCTGCGCCACGTTGACTGCATCCTGGCCGGTCATCGCATCGACGACGAGGAAAATTTCATCCGGTTCTTTGATCGAACGGATATCTTTCAATTCCTGCATCAATTGCTCATCGACATGCAGGCGGCCCGCCGTATCGATGATGACCGTATCGAGATGTTCCGCTTTAGCGTGTTCGATCGCTTCACGGGCGATATCGACAGGGTTTGCTTCCGTGCCTTTGGAGAACACCGGCAACGATAATTGTTTGCCGATCGTCTCGAGCTGGTTGATCGCAGCCGGGCGGTAAACGTCCGCTGCGACGAGCAATGGCTTGCGATTATTCTTTTGCGGAGCACGCCTGCAAGCTTACCGGTCGTCGTTGTCTTACCGCCCTTGCAAACCGACCATCATGATGACGGTTGGTTGGCGTGTCGCAAATTCAATTTTGCTTTGTTCGCCGCCCATTAATTCAGTCAGTTCATCTTTGACGATTTTACGACTTGCTGGCCTGGCGTCAAACTCTCCATCACTTCAAGTCCGACAGCGCGTTCGCTGACTTTCTTGATGAACGATTTGACGACTTTCAAGTTGACATCCGCTTCGATCAAGGCAAAGCGGACTTCGCGCATCATCTCTTTTACGTCTGCTTCGGACAATTTCCTTTGCCTTTGATTTTGGTCATCGTTCCTTGCAAGCGTTCAGATAATCCTTCAAATGCCACTATTACCGCCTCCTAGTCCCATTCCTTCAATTCATCCAAAACTTCTGGACATTGTCATCAGTGAATGGCTGTTTTCAAAAGTCGAGACGAGTTGCTGGCGCCGCTGGAATTTCTCGAACAGCTGCAACTTCTCCTCATATTCTTCAAGCATCGCTTCGGTCCGGCGGATATTGTCGTACACCGCTTGGCGGGTGATTTCATACTCTTCGGCAATTTCGCCGAGCGAATGGTCGTCCAAATAATACAAGCTCATATAGCTGCGCTGTTTGGGCGTCAGCAGCTCTGATAGAAATCAAAAGATAGTTCATTCGTGTCGTTTTTCCAGTCCCATCAATGACGCTCACCCCATTCATACTCCTGTATACCATACTGAATCCCGAAGCCTCCGTCAAGTAATTTTACTTGTCTGAGCCCATTTCTTCCTGCTCTTCCCGGTCCAAGCCTTCGGCAAATAAACCGTAGACGTATTTTTGTGGGTCGAACGGCTGAAGGTCATCGAGTTTTCACCGAGCCGATGAATTTCACCGGGATATTGAGTTTATTGCGGATGGCCAGGACAATGCCGCCTTTTGCGGTTCCGTCGAGTTTCGTCAAGACGATGCCTGTCACTTCCGTCACCTCTTTGAAGGTTTGGGCTTGGATCATGGCGTTTTGCCCTGTCGTCGCATCAAGTGCAAACAGCACTTCATGAGGCGCTCCTGGAATTTCACGGGCAATGACACGATGGACTTTCTGCAATTCATTCATTAAATTGACTTTATTCTGCAGGCGGCCTGCCGTATCGCAAATTAAGACGTCGATATTGCGCGATTTCGCGGCCCGCACGGCGTCGTACATGACTGCTGCCGGGTCGGAGCCTTCGCTTTGCTTGATGGTTTCAACGCCGACGCGCTGCCCCCACACGTCGAGCTGGTCGATCGCTCCGGCGCGGAACGTGTCACCCGCTGCGAGCATGACGGACTTGCCTTCATTTTTCAGGCGCTGTGCCAACTTCCCGATGGTCGTCGTTTTTCCGACGCCGTTGACGCCGACCATCAAGATGACGGTCGGGCCGGATTCGGCAAAGGTCAATTCGCTCAATTCCTGATCGCCTGCCTCATAGATTTCGACAAGCTTTTCGGAAATGACCGACTGCACGTTGGAAGTGTCTTTGACATTCTGGCGCTGCACTTCATAACGCAGTTCTTCCATCAGTTCGATGACCGTCTCAAAGCCGACGTCGGCTTGCAATAGCACTTCTTCCAATTCTTCGAAAAAGTCTTCGTCGACTTTGCGGTAACGAGCGACCAAATCATTGATCTTTGACGTGAAGCCGGTCCGCGTTTTGCTTAAGCCTTCGCGGTATTTCTCAGTTGATTGTTCTTCTTCTACACTGTTGCTGAATTTATCTTTCAATTTCTTAAAGAAACTCATCGAATCACTCCTTATTTGATGTCTTCCTGCAGTTTCACGGAAACCAGTTTGGAAATGCCGGATTCCTGCATCGTGATGCCGTATAGCACATCAGCGCCTTCCATCGTGCCTTTGCGGTGGGTGATGACGATGAACTGTGTGTCTTCACTGAATTTTTTCAAGTACTGACTGTAACGCACGACATTCGATTCATCAAGCGCTGCTTCGACTTCGTCAAGAACACAGAACGGCACGGGGCGCACTTTCAAGATGGCGAAAAGTAAAGCGATCGCCGTAAGCGCCCGCTCTCCACCAGACAACAAGCTCAAATTCTGCAGCTTCTTGCCTGGCGGCTGTGCGATGATATCGACGCCCGTCATAAGGAGATCCGATGGCTTAGTCAAAACTAGGTCCGCAGAGCCTCCGCCGAACAATTCGCGGAATACATGGCGGAAATGGCTGCGGATGGCGTGGAATGTTTCGTCGAAGCGCAAAGTCATCTCTTCGTCCATTTCCTCGATCAAGGTGCGGAGCGTATCTTTCGCTTCATTCAGGTCATCCCGCTGCTCGCTCAGGAAGCGATGGCGTTCTGCGACATGTTCATATTCCTCGATGGCGCCGATATTGACGCTGCCGAGTTCTTCAATCGATTGCTTGAGAAGCTTCACTTGCTTTCTGACAGTGGCTTCCTCGCCTTCTAGCGGGTAGCTGCTTGCCGCTTCAAGATTCATCTCGTAATGATCCTCGAGCTGTCCGAGGAGTCCCTGCAATTGAACTTCAAGGCGCGTCGTCTTCACTTCACAAATGCGCACGGCTTCTGTAAAGCCTTTATGGATGCGGGTTTGTTCGCGCAGCTGCTGTTCTTCTTCGTCGAGCGCGTGCTGCAGCTTTTGGCGCTCTTTTCGGGAGGCATCGACGGTGGTGTTTGCTGACTTCCGTGCAGCGGACCATTTTTCAATTTCTGCCTCGATTTCTTCATCCGAAAAGCTTTTGGAAGCTTCATCTGATTGAATCCATTCCAGCTCGCGTTCAAGCTCCCCGAGCCTGTTGCAGCTGGCTGTGCGGCGTTCCAATAGTTCGTCCACTTGCGCAGTGAGCTGCTGGATGCGCTCTTTGCGAACTGCCATGTCTGATTTGAATTCGGCGAGTTTCGCCAGCAATTCGCCTCTGGCCGTTTCTTTTTGCTGCTTGAAACCGGTCAATTCCTCGATTTCGCCATTCAAGTCTTCCAGTTCGCTTGCGATAGCGGACATGCGCTCAGCTGCCTCGTCCCTGCGTGAAGCAAGTCCGGAAAGATCCTGCTTGGTCTGCTGTTCAGCACGGAATAGCGCAAAGCGGCTGTCGGTCGTTTTCCATACCGCTTCGATTTCCCGCAGATGAATCG includes these proteins:
- the rpsP gene encoding 30S ribosomal protein S16 yields the protein MAVKIRLKRMGAKKSPFYRIVVADSRAPRDGRQIKTVGTYNPLTVPAEVKIDEELALKWLHDGAKPSDTVRNLFSQNGIMEKFHNEKLNK
- the sucD gene encoding succinate--CoA ligase subunit alpha, which translates into the protein MSVYINKDTKVLVQGITGSTALFHTKQMLEYGTKIVAGVTPGKGGTEVEGVPVFNTVQDAVEATGANVSVIYVPAPFAADAILEATEAELDMAICITEHIPVLDMVKVKRYMEGKKTRLVGPNCPGVITPDECKIGIMPGYIHKKGHVGVVSRSGTLTYEATHQLSEEGIGQSTAVGIGGDPVNGTNFIDVLKEFNEDEDTYAVVMIGEIGGTAEEEAAEWVKANMTKPVVGFIGGQTAPEGKRMGHAGAIISGGKGTAADKIKAMNAAGIEVADTPSVIGETLIKVIKEKGLYDACKTH
- the rplS gene encoding 50S ribosomal protein L19, producing the protein MQNIIAEITKEQLRADLPDFRPGDTVRVHVKVVEGTRERIQVYEGVVISRRGGGISESFTVRKISYGVGVERTFPVHTPKIAQLEVTRRGKVRRAKLYYLRNLRGKAARIKEIR
- a CDS encoding ribonuclease HII encodes the protein METTASIKEKLLQAETFEPWMEELKSDSRKSVQQLLASWQRRFDKKLSLLRNLEEKQGFDRQFKAQADALVAGIDEAGRGPLAGPVVTAAVILPEDCSAFIGLDDSKIIAKAKRNELAQLIKQQAISWSVHIQPPEAIDRLNIYQATKQSMEAAAISLGTAPDVVLADAMKLTLPMPSEAIIKGDAKSLCIAAASILAKTGRDDLMDEYAEMYPQYGFSKHAGYGTKDHLAALEAHGPCPIHRKTFEPVKSMAQRP
- the rimM gene encoding ribosome maturation factor RimM (Essential for efficient processing of 16S rRNA) — its product is MEWFNVGKIVNTHGIRGEVRVMSRTDFPEERFAIGNKLGLFTAGAKKPIMVKVASHRTHKNFNLLSFEGYPTINDVEPFKEGYLKIAEHDLGDLEEGAFYHHEILGCQVFSIEGEEIGEVTEILETGANDVWEVTPAKGKKHYIPYIEDVVKEVDIDEKKITIDVLDGLLS
- the trmD gene encoding tRNA (guanosine(37)-N1)-methyltransferase TrmD — protein: MNIQVLSLFPPMFEGVFQHSIMKKAQDKGAVTLGVVDIREFADNKRQVDDYPFGGGAGMVLKPEPVFNAVESITNDGKKPRVILMCPQGERFTQKKAEELAREEELVFICGHYEGYDERIREHLVTDEISIGDFVLTGGELAAMTVIDSVVRLLPGVLGNSDSPVRDSFSTGLLEHPHYTRPADFRGMVVPSVLTSGNHAKIEDWREEQGMKRTFERRPDLLDHVELSDKQKNILARLQAEK
- a CDS encoding KH domain-containing protein yields the protein MEQLIETIVKPLVDYPEAVRIEKDENTNRVVYKLSVHQSDTGKVIGKQGRVAKAVRSVVYSAAGNYHKKKTYLDIVD
- the lepB gene encoding signal peptidase I, with the protein product MEAEGKKKNEVWEWSKALLIAFGLAAIIRFFLFTPIVVDGESMMPTLEHGDRMIVNKIGYNIGEPDRFDIIVFHAPEQKDYIKRVIGLPGDHVAYEEDQLFINGEAVEEPYLDQYKTGITGTLTEDFVLEDITSYSTIPDGYVFVMGDNRRASKDSRHIGLVPIDEVIGNTNFVFWPVDEAGIVK
- a CDS encoding DNA-protecting protein DprA, which encodes MNDEFTQRLLALHYVYPKPLNRLSPLMKDDPDLEYLRFRSPVDLAETMKIPLEKANALKRSYLHYANTPFLKIYGQQQICPLVYRDPLYPSSLQELIDPPAVLYLKGDCALLDAPEK
- the sucC gene encoding ADP-forming succinate--CoA ligase subunit beta, which translates into the protein MNIHEYQGKQVLKQYGVSVPEGHVAFSPEEAVKAAKELGSDVVVVKAQIHAGGRGKAGGVKLAKNLDEVREYAKELLGKVLVTHQTGPEGKEVKRLYIEAGSNIEKEYYLGLVLDRETSLVNLMGSEEGGMDIEEVAANTPERIFYEAIDPVVGLTGFQARRMAFNMNIPAKLVNKAAKLMLGLYQAYVEKDAAIVEINPLVVTGDGQVVALDAKFNFDANALYRHQDIMEMRDYDEEDAKEIEASKYDLSYISLDGNIGCMVNGAGLAMATMDTINYYGGSPANFLDVGGGATAEKVTEAFKIILSDKNVKGIFVNIFGGIMKCDIIAEGVIQAAKEVSLEVPLVVRLEGTNVEIGKKLLNESGLNIVAAGTMADGAKQIVELVG